Below is a genomic region from Sphingopyxis terrae subsp. terrae NBRC 15098.
CATTGCCCGCAGCTTGCGGGCGCCCCCCAAAGCGCCTACATTATCCCCATGGGCAAGCACGAACATGCGCATATCGAGGCCAGCGGCGCCTCGCTCGCCAATGCGGCGCAGGACGCGCTCGAAAAGGCCGGCGAAGCGTGGACCGACATGCGCGCGCAGATTTTCGATGCGGTCGCCGAAATTGGCAAGCCAGCGAGCGCCTATGAAATCGCCGACATCGTCTCGCAAAAACGCGGCAAGCGGGTCGCGCCCAACAGCGTCTATCGTATCCTCGACCTGTTCGTTGCCAACAATCTCGTCCGCCGGGTCGAAAGCGCCAATGCCTTTGTAGCCAACAGCCATCCCGGCTGCCTGCACGACTGCATCTTCCTGATCTGCGACAGCTGCGGCAATGCCGTCCATGTCGATAATGACAAGCTGTCCGACGGCGTGCGCGCTGCCGCCGCCGCGACCGGATTTGCCGCCGAGCGCCCGGTGATCGAGGTGCGCGGCAAATGCGCCGAGTGCCAATAGATTGAATGCGGGCGCGCCGCCAGCGGTACGCTGGTGGCTCGCGGCGCTTTTCCTCGGTTCGGCACCATAACGGTCGGCCTTTGGCTGAGCCAAAGCTTCCCGCAAGACAGCTTCGCCGCCGAGCCGGGCTACGGTGCACCGGTGCTTGCCTTCGAGTTCGCGGGTGGGCAGGACGATCTTCTCGCGATCTTCGGACCCGATAGCGACGCGCGGCAGGCCGGGCGCGTCGCCGCAATGCGGGGCCGTCCACTCCTCGTCGCACCCACCGAGCTACCCCTTCGCCCTGTCGTCCGCCCGTCCGCGCGCCGCCCGGCGAGCCCGCCCGCGACCGGTTTCGGGCGCCGCAGGCGCTGACCCCTTTCCGTTGCCGCGATGCGGGTCTAGGGAAACCGCGACTCACGAAACCGGGCAAAGGGCTGCACATGAACACCGTCATCATCCGCGAGGACGACCTCATCGAAACCGTCGCCGACGCGCTCCAGTACATCAGCTATTTTCACCCGATGGACTATATCCGCGCCCTGGGCGCTGCCTATGAGCGCGAAGTTTCGCCCGCTGCGAAAGACGCGATGGCGCAGATCCTCTCGAACAGCCGCATGTGCGCCGAGGGGCACCGCCCTATCTGCCAGGACACGGGCATCGTCACCGTGTTCGTCAAATGGGGCATGGACTGCCGCCTCGACAGCCCCCGCAGCCTGCAGCAGGTCGTCGACGAAGGGGTCCGCCGTGCCTATCTCCACCCCGACAACAAGCTGCGCGCCTCGATCCTCGCCGACCCGGCGTTCAGCCGCGTCAATACCAAGGACAACACGCCGTCGGTGCTGAATGTCGAAATGGTCCCCGGCGACAAGGTGCATATCGACGTCGCGGCGAAGGGCGGCGGCAGCGAGAACAAGTCGAAGTTCAAGATGATGAACCCGTCGGATTCGATCGTCGACTGGGTGCTCGAAATGGTGCCCCAGATGGGCGCCGGCTGGTGCCCCCCCGGCATGCTCGGCATCGGCATCGGCGGCACTGCCGAAAAGGCGATGCTGCTGGCCAAACAGTCGCTGATGGACCCGATCGACATGACCGAATTGCTCGCGCGCGGGCCGAGCAATCCGACCGAGGAACTGCGCATCGAGCTGTATGAAAAGGTCAATGCGCTCGGCATCGGCGCGCAGGGGCTTGGCGGCCTCGCGACCGTGCTCGACATCAAGATCAAGGATTGGCCGACCCACGCCGCGTCTAAGCCGGTCGCCATGATCCCCAATTGCGCCGCGACCCGCCACGCGCATGTCACGCTTGATGGCAGCGGCCCCGCCTATCTCGAAAAGCCGGTGCTCGCCGACTATCCGCAGATCGACTGGGCTCCCGACAGCGCCGCGAAACGCGTCGACCTTGACACGCTGACGCCCGAAGTCGTTGCCAGCTGGAAACAGGGCGACCGCATCCTTCTCAATGGCAAGATGCTCACCGGCCGCGATGCCGCGCACAAGCGCATCGCCGACATGCTCGCCAAGGGCGAAGAGCTGCCCGTCGAATTCAAGGGCCGCGTCATCTATTATGTCGGCCCGGTCGATCCGGTGGGCGAAGAAATCGTCGGCCCCGCCGGCCCCACCACCGCGACGCGCATGGACAAATTCATGGACATGATGCTCGATCAGGGGCTGCTCGCCTGCGTCGGCAAGGCCGAACGCGGCCCCGCCGCGACGCAGGCGATCGCCAAGCACAAGAGCGCCTATCTGATGGCGGTCGGAGGCGCAGCCTATCTCGTGGCGCGCGCGATCAAGGGCAGCAAGGTCGTCGGCTTCGCCGACCTCGGCATGGAGGCGATCTACGAATTCGAGGTCAAGGACTTCCCCGTCACCGTCGCGGTCGACAGCGAAGGCCAGAATGTCCACGTCAACGCGCCGAAAATCTGGCAAAAGCGGATCAAGGACGAAGGGCTGCTCGAGAAAGCCTAACCATCAAAGGCTGCTCTTTCGTTCCCGTCACCCCGGCAAAGATCGGGGTCTCGCCGGTGCATCCTTGCCATCTCCTCCAATTTGAAGAACACTCCCTCACGGCATACACAGCATAGGGGACGCGTGATGGATTTCCGGGAGCTTGACCGATTGGACCGCCGCGCATTGCTGCGCGGCACTGCGATGCTGGGCGCGGGTGCGATGATGATACGGCCGCTGCCGACGCTCGCCGCAAGCGGCCCGATGGCAGCGATCCGCAAGGCGGCCGAGGCCGGCAAGGAGGCGTCGGTCAAGCGGCTGCGCGACTGGATCGCCCTGCCCTCGATCGCGGCTGAAAATCGCAACATGGCCGAAGGTGCGGCCTATACGGCCGAACTTGCGAGGGACGCGGGCTTTTCAAATGTCGAGATCATTCCGACCGACGGCCAGCCTGGGGTGTTCGGTACCATCGATGTCGGCGCGCCGCGCACCCTTGGCATCTATTTCATGTACGATGTGAAACAGTTCGACCCTGCCGAATGGTCGTCGCCGCCGCTCGAAGGCAAGATGGTCGACAAGCCGGGCTTTGGTCTGTCGATCGTCGGGCGCGGCGCGGTGAACCAGAAGGGGCCCGAGGCGACCTTCCTCGCGGCGCTTCACGCGATCCGCGCTGCCAAGGCGAAATTGCCCGTCAACATCGTCCTGATCTGCGAGGGCGAGGAGGAGATCGGATCGCCACATTTCCGCCAGGTCGCAACCAAACCGAACGTGCTCGCCGCGCTCAAGAAATGCGACGGCATTTTCATCCCCTTCGCCTCGCAGGACAAGACCGGCGCAGTCGATGTCAATCTGGGGTCGAAGGGCATCATCGAACTTGAACTGATCGCCAGCGGTGAAAAATGGGGCCGGGGCCCCCAGGGCGACGTTCATTCCAGCCTGAAGGCGATGCTCGATTCGCCGGCGTGGCGGTTGGTGCAGGCGCTCCAGACGCTCGTCACGCCCGACGGTAACACGCCGGCGATCGAGGGCTGGTTCGAAAATGTCCGTCCGCTTACCGAGCGCGAAAAGATGCTGATCCGCGAAGCCGCAAAGGGCGCTGACGAGGCGGCCGAAAAGCAGGCGCTCGGCGTCAATGTCTGGATCGACAACCTCAAATATGACGATGCGCTGATCCGGCTCGCGCAGGAACCGACGGTCAATATCGAAGGGTTGGTCGCGGGCTACACCGGTCCCGGCGGCAAGACGATCCTTCCCGGCCGCGCGGTGGCGAAGCTCGACCTGCGCCTCGTCCCTAACCAGACGCGCGCCGAGGCCGAAAAGAAGCTGCGCGCCCACCTCGACAAGCATGGCTTCACCGATGTCGAGATGAACGTGTCGGGCGGTTACGATCCGACCGAAGTCGCCGAGGACAGCCGCCTCGTCCGTACCGAGCTTGCCACCTACAAGGCGCTGGGCGTCAAGGCGAACATCAACGCGCGTCTGGCGGGAAGCTGGCCGGGCGCGACCTTCACCGCGCCGCCCGTGTCGATCCCCGCCGCCCATTTCGGCATTGGCCACGGGTCGGGCGCGCACGCGCCGAACGAATATTATCTGATCGATTCGACCAATCCCAAGGTCGCGGGCATGGTCGATGCGACGATGGGTTTCGCCGAATTTCTCTATACTCTCGCCGCGATCAAATGACCGGCGATCTCAACGGGGTCGCCCATGTCATCCTGACCGCCGGCGATTTCGCGCGTTCGACGGCTTTCTGGCGCGACCTCATCGGCTATCTCGAGCTCAAGGTCGTACTCGACAGCGACGCGATGCTTTACGGCGTCGGCGGCCGCACCGCGATCGGCATCCGGACCGGCAGCCCGGAAAATGCCGGAAAACGCTTCGATCAGGGCGCGCCGGGGCTGCATCATGCCTGTTTCCGGATGCGCGATCGGGACGCGGTCGACCGCCTCTATGCCTTTTTGAAGGACCGCAGCGACATCGTCTTCGTCCACGGCCCGCAGGAGGAGCCCTGGGCGCCGGGCTATTATTCGATCCTCTTTGAAGACCCCGACGGCAT
It encodes:
- a CDS encoding fumarate hydratase; amino-acid sequence: MNTVIIREDDLIETVADALQYISYFHPMDYIRALGAAYEREVSPAAKDAMAQILSNSRMCAEGHRPICQDTGIVTVFVKWGMDCRLDSPRSLQQVVDEGVRRAYLHPDNKLRASILADPAFSRVNTKDNTPSVLNVEMVPGDKVHIDVAAKGGGSENKSKFKMMNPSDSIVDWVLEMVPQMGAGWCPPGMLGIGIGGTAEKAMLLAKQSLMDPIDMTELLARGPSNPTEELRIELYEKVNALGIGAQGLGGLATVLDIKIKDWPTHAASKPVAMIPNCAATRHAHVTLDGSGPAYLEKPVLADYPQIDWAPDSAAKRVDLDTLTPEVVASWKQGDRILLNGKMLTGRDAAHKRIADMLAKGEELPVEFKGRVIYYVGPVDPVGEEIVGPAGPTTATRMDKFMDMMLDQGLLACVGKAERGPAATQAIAKHKSAYLMAVGGAAYLVARAIKGSKVVGFADLGMEAIYEFEVKDFPVTVAVDSEGQNVHVNAPKIWQKRIKDEGLLEKA
- a CDS encoding Fur family transcriptional regulator codes for the protein MGKHEHAHIEASGASLANAAQDALEKAGEAWTDMRAQIFDAVAEIGKPASAYEIADIVSQKRGKRVAPNSVYRILDLFVANNLVRRVESANAFVANSHPGCLHDCIFLICDSCGNAVHVDNDKLSDGVRAAAAATGFAAERPVIEVRGKCAECQ
- a CDS encoding VOC family protein — protein: MTGDLNGVAHVILTAGDFARSTAFWRDLIGYLELKVVLDSDAMLYGVGGRTAIGIRTGSPENAGKRFDQGAPGLHHACFRMRDRDAVDRLYAFLKDRSDIVFVHGPQEEPWAPGYYSILFEDPDGIRIEFNHVPGVGLLEAGREIGGAEIFD
- a CDS encoding M20/M25/M40 family metallo-hydrolase; translation: MDFRELDRLDRRALLRGTAMLGAGAMMIRPLPTLAASGPMAAIRKAAEAGKEASVKRLRDWIALPSIAAENRNMAEGAAYTAELARDAGFSNVEIIPTDGQPGVFGTIDVGAPRTLGIYFMYDVKQFDPAEWSSPPLEGKMVDKPGFGLSIVGRGAVNQKGPEATFLAALHAIRAAKAKLPVNIVLICEGEEEIGSPHFRQVATKPNVLAALKKCDGIFIPFASQDKTGAVDVNLGSKGIIELELIASGEKWGRGPQGDVHSSLKAMLDSPAWRLVQALQTLVTPDGNTPAIEGWFENVRPLTEREKMLIREAAKGADEAAEKQALGVNVWIDNLKYDDALIRLAQEPTVNIEGLVAGYTGPGGKTILPGRAVAKLDLRLVPNQTRAEAEKKLRAHLDKHGFTDVEMNVSGGYDPTEVAEDSRLVRTELATYKALGVKANINARLAGSWPGATFTAPPVSIPAAHFGIGHGSGAHAPNEYYLIDSTNPKVAGMVDATMGFAEFLYTLAAIK